The sequence CTTTGCCACTCGCAGACGCAGAAGCAGGCGATGCCGAAGGCGCGTCGCGCAACTGGCGCAGCGCGGGCACGGCATCGGGAAAAGCGGACAGGCAGGCATATTCGTCCATCAAACGCTTCTCCGCGGCACGGTCCAGCGTGAGGTGCAGTTTCCTGGCGGCGAAACGCAAGGCGTCGAGGGTGATGTCCCAGAACGGCCGGTAATGCGCGCCGGGCGCGCTGGCCGAAGCGGCGAGCGTACGCAGCTGCGTGTATTCGATCTGTTTTTGGCGCCACAACTGCGAGAGCGCGTCGCCGTGGCCGGGGAACATCTGCTCTGCGGCAGCGATCACCGAATGCACGTCGAACAGCGTGCCGTATGCGTCGAAAATGACTGCTTTAGGGGGGAGTGTCGTTGTGGCCGACATTGCCGTGCACTCCTATCAGAGGTCAGGACGAATTGTATTAGTGATGGTCTACGCTAAAAAAGAGGCTAAAGATCACTTGATCTTTTACTTTCATACACCTAATCTGACGCGCACCGACCACTTTCCCGCGCAACCCTCCAAGGGGACTTCCTTTGGGGCGCTGCGGCTCCGCCCGCTCATGGACCGTTTCAAACAGATCGAGACTTTCGTCACCGTCGCGGCGAAGGGCAGCCTGTCCGCCGCGGCGCTCGCCGAAGGCGTCGCGCCCGCCATCATCGGCCGCCGCATCGACGCGCTCGAAGAGCGCCTCGGCGTCAAATTGCTGGTCCGCACCACGCGCAAGATCACGCTGACCTTCGAGGGCTCGGCGTTTCTCGAAGATTGCCAGCGCGTCATCCATGACATGCAGAACGCCGAAGCCAGCGTATCGGCGGGCGGCGTGAAGGCGAGCGGCCACTTGCGGCTGTCGGCGCCGGCCGGGTTCGGGCGCCGGCATGTTGCGCCGCTGGTGCCGGCCTTTACCGTCGCGCATCCGGATGTGTCCATTACGCTCGACCTGTCCGACCGGCTGGTCGACCTCGTCAACGAGGGGTTCGACTGCGCGGTGCGTCTGGGCGAGCTGCCGGATTCGTCGCTGGTGTCGCTCAAGCTCGGTGAGAACCGGCGCGTGTGCGTGGCTTCGCCGTCGTATCTGAGCCGGCGAGGTTCGCCGCACTCGCTGGCCGATCTTGCGCACCACAACTGCCTCGCACTCGGCGCGAGCGCCAATCAGCAGCGCGGCTGGGTGTTCCAGCAGGGCGACAAGGTCGTGTCGATCAAGGTGTCCGGTACGATGGAATGCTCGGACGGCGCCGTGTTGCACGAGTGGTGCCTCGAAGGGTATGGGCTCGCGTGGCGCTCGTGGTGGGAAGTCGGCACGGATATCGCGGCTGGCCGGCTCGTCAGTGTGCTCGATGAGTTCGCCGCGCCGCCGATCGGTATCCATGCGGTTTTTCCGCAGCGGCGGCATTTGCCGCTGCGGGTTCGGTTGTTTCTGGACTTTCTCAAGCATACGTACGGCCAACCTGATTACTGGGGCTGAGCGTGGCGGAGGTGCGGCCGAGGTGCGACTGGGGTCCGGCGGCCTGGCACGAGGCTCCTTGTGCACGCCTCGCGCAACCGTTGCGACGATCCACGCAGCGGGTTTGCGATATGCGGACAGACCCGCACGACGGCCTTGAGCGCTTTTCTGCGAACTACAATCGATTGAAGCGGCTTCCTTCTAGGCCGATCGTGGGACGCTGACGCCGTGCTGCACGCAGCCGGCGACGGAGGGCATCATGTTCAGGCACATCCTGGTTCCGACCGATGGTTCAGACCTGTCACGCAAAGCGATAGACGGCGCCATCGATCTCGCGCAGGTCGTCGGCGCTCGCATCACTGCTTACGCGTGTCTGCCGCAATATCCGTACTCGCCGTTCTCCGACGTGGTGATCGAGCCGCCGGTCGAGTTTCTGCAGCGCAGCGAGCGTGAAGCGCACGTGCATCTGCGGGAAGTGGAGCTGGCCGCGCGCCGTGTCGGTGTCGCGTTCGACAGCCGCACCAGCGTGCATCCGGCGCCGTATCTCGGCATCATCGAAGCGGCCGAGCAGGGTGGCTGCGACGTGATTTTCATGGCGTCGCATGGACGGCGCGGCCTCGGCAGCCTGCTGATCGGTAGCGAGACGCAGCGGGTCCTGACGCATACGAAGATTCCGGTGATCGTGTACCGCTGAGGGACACGTCTGCATTCCCCAGTGCGGGCAGATACGGCACAGCAAAAAAACGCGCCGGCGATGAGGCCGGCGCGTCCTGTGTCCGCCGCACAATGCGTTGTGCTGGCTTTGTCTGCACTGCTGCCATCACTTCCAGATTCCAGCCATCAGGGCAGACCGGCGTACTTCAGCCCTGATAGCTTTGCTCCTCCCTGACGGCGGCCCTCTAACGGAGCCGCTTTCTCGTCTGCCTTGCCGTTCTCGCGATCAGACCGCGAAGTCCCTTAAGCGACCTTCTTGTCGAAGAACTGTTCGTCTTCCGTCGAACCGTGCAGCGCGGTCGTCGATGCATCGCGCTCGACCGTTTGCGTCACGGCGTCGAAGTAGCCGGTGCCGACTTCGCGCTGGTGCTTGACCGCGGTGAAGCCCTTTTCGGCCGCAGCAAATTCAGCCTGCTGCATTTCGACGAAGGCGGTCATCTGGTTGCGGGCATAGCCGTGCGCCAGATTGAACATCGAGTAGTTCAACGCATGGAAGCCGGCCAGCGTGATGAACTGGAACTTGTAGCCCATGGCGCCGAGTTCGCGCTGGAACTTGGCGATGGTTGCGTCGTCCAGGTTCTTCTTCCAGTTGAACGACGGCGAGCAGTTGTACGACAGCAGCTGGTCCGGGAATTCCTTATGGATCGCGTCGGCGAATTTCTTCGCGAACTCGAGGTCCGGCTTGCCGGTTTCGCACCAGATCATGTCGGCGTACGGCGCGTAGGCGAGGCCGCGCGAGATCGCTTGCTCCAGACCCGGCTTGGTACGGTAGAAACCTTCCACCGTGCGTTCGCCCGTCAGGAACGGCTTGTCGTTGTCATCCACGTCCGAGGTGATCAGGTCGGCGGCTTCAGCGTCGGTACGAGCCAGCAGCACGGTCGGCGCGCCGGAGACGTCGGCGGCCAAACGCGCGGCGGTCAGCTTGGCGATGTTTTCGCGGGTCGGCACGAGCACCTTGCCGCCCATGTGGCCGCACTTCTTCACCGACGCGAGCTGGTCTTCGAAGTGCACGCCGGCGGCGCCCGCTTCGATCATCGCCTTCATCAGTTCGAACGCGTTCAGCACGCCGCCGAAACCGGCTTCCGCGTCGGCCACGATCGGTGCGAAGTAGTCGATATAGCCTTCGTCGCCCGGATTCTTGCCTTCCGACCATTGGATCTGGTCAGCGCGCGTCAGCGTGTTGTTGATGCGCTTCACCACCAGCGGCACCGAGTTCGCCGGGTACAGCGACTGGTCCGGATACATTTCGCCGGCCACGTTCGCATCGCCCGCCACTTGCCAGCCCGACAGGTAGATCGCCTTCAGGCCGGCCTTCACCTGTTGCATCGCCTGGTTGCCGGTCAGCGCGCCGAGCGAGTTGACGAACGGCTCGTTGTTCACGCTTTCCCACAGCTTTTCCGCGCCGCGCTTGGCAAGCGTGTGCTCCACTTGCAACGAGCCGCGCAGACGGATCACGTCTTCAGCGGTGTACGTACGCTTCACGCCTTTCCAGCGCGGATCGGTTTCCCACTGTTGCTGGAGTTGCTTGGCTTGTTGTTCGCGCGACATGGTGTGCTCCTTGGTGGCCTGTAATGAATGGTTGACTCTGGTCCCATGCAAGAAACTTGCGGTCTTCGTCGAAAGCGGCTGGCCCTTTTAGGCGTTTCGTTTCGTGAAGTCTTGTATAAGAGTCTAGGCAAACCGATGGCGCCGCAGTAGGCACGACGAAGCGTTTTTAGAATATTAATTTATGTTGAAAATCAATTGCTTATGATGATCGTTCCGCATTAAGAAACGCCTTCTTCCATCTTGCAATAGGATATCTTGTGCCGTGCAGCACGGTTTTTTACGAGGCAAAAAAATTTTTCACATCGTGAAATTTGGGCGGTGACCCGAGTACGGACGAAAAAAAACCGGTGCCCGAGCACCGGTTTCTTTCGACTGACGAACGGCGCAGGGCCGTCCGGGTCTTTTCAGGCCGCTTTACGTACTGAACGAGCCACGTAAATCGCGTTTGCCTGATGATTGCTGAGTCGCTGCTTAGCTGCCGCGACGCGCCGTACGCGGGCCGTCGCTGCGGCGTGCGCCGTAGCCGCCGTCACGCGAACCGCCGCCGAAGCCGCCTTCACGCGAACCGCCACCGAAGCCGCCTTCACGCGAACCGCCGCCGGCCGACTTGCCTGCCCAGCCGCCGCCGTTACCGGCCGGCTTGCCAGCACCGCTGCCGCTACCGAAGCGACGGCCAGCGCCACCATTGCCACCGCCCGGACGGCCGCGACCGCCAAAGCCAGGACGGCCACCGCCCGACGGAGCCGACTTGCGCGGCTCGAAGCCTGCGACGACGTTGACCGGCAGCGGGGTGCGAACGAAACGCTCGATACGCTTCAACGCGCCTTGTTCCGCGTGGTGCACGAGGCTCACTGCGATACCCGAGCGGCCAGCACGGCCGGTACGGCCGATACGGTGCACGTAGTCTTCAGCGAACTTCGGCAGATCGTAGTTGAACACGTGCGTGATGCCCGGGATGTCGATACCGCGAGCGGCGACGTCCGTGGCGACCAGCACGCGCACACGGCGCTCGCGCAGGGCCTTGATCGTGCGGTTACGTGCGCCTTGCGGCAGATCGCCGTGCAGAGCAGCCGATTCGAAACCGGCGTCGGCCAGACGGCCAGCCAGTTGGTCAGCGTCCATCTTGGTTGCCGTGAAGACGATAGCCTGATCGAGGCCTTCGTCGCGCAGCAGATGATCGAGCAGACGATCCTTGTGATCGCGGTCGTCAACATAGTGGACGGTTTGCGCGATGTTGGTACGTTGTTCGAGGCGTTGGACGATCTCGATCCGTTCCGGATCCTTCAGCAGACGGCCGGTCAGCGAACCGATCTTGCCGTCGAGCGTGGCCGAGAACAGCATCGTTTGACGCGTAGCCGGCGTAGCGGCGACGATCGTTTCGATGTCTTCGATGAAGCCCATGTCGAGCATGCGGTCAGCTTCGTCGAGCACGAGGATCTGCAGTTGCGACAGATCGATACGGCCGCGTTCCAGGTGGTCGATCAAACGGCCCGGCGTAGCAACCAGGATTTCCGGGTTCTTTGCCAGCAGCATCAGTTGTTGACCATAAGCGACGCCGCCCAGAATGCTGACGGTGCGCAGACGCTTGAGGTGCTTGCCATACGTGGCAGCGGCGGTGGTGACCTGCATCGCGAGTTCGCGGGTCGGCGTCAGAACCAGCATGGTCGGACGGGCAACCGGTTGCGGACGGCGCGTGCGGGCACCGTCAGCCGGACGCGGCTCACGCGGCTGGCTGGCTTGGGCTTTTTGCAGTTGCGAGAAACGTTCGATAGCGGGCAGCATGAACGCGGCGGTCTTGCCCGAACCGGTCGGGCTCGACACCATCAGATCGCGGCCGGCGATGCCAGCCGGGATGGCGCGTTGCTGAACCGGAGTCGGGTTTTGATAACCAGCGGCGGTCAGGGCGGAGACGACATCCGCGGACAGACCGAGCGACGCGAACGACGGGCCGGTCGGCGCGGCGGCTTCTGCGGCGACAGCTTCCGGCGCGGCAGCGACTGCTGCGGCTTGCGCGGGTGCAACATTGCTGTCAACGAGACCGAGGGCTTGATCGGCGATGGCGTTCAACGGGCTGCTGGGGGTATTGCTCGAAGTCATGAGAATCCTTGGTAAATCCTTGGTACACACGGAATTAAAACGTCGGCGCCAATCGGCATACCCAAGTCGTCGGATTCAGCGAGCAAAGAAGCAGCGAGCAAATCGAAAAACGGGGGCAGCTCGCGACAATAAAGGCGAGCTTTTCGTTAGAAGCTGTATCGGATGCGACATGCCAACACGGCGTGCCGCCAGCCTGGGACATGATCGCCCGTAGGGGGCTAGGCAGGAGGGGACAGGTTCTAAACTGGATTGGAGCTAAACGCTACGAGGCGCTGCGCCGCAAAGGCCGCTAGAGGAAAGCCGGGCAAAGCAGTGAAGCGCAGGCAGCATTGTATAGGGTTTTGTTGCACTGCGCCACCGTTAAGAAGTTTCCTGGCGGAAAACTTCCGTTTGGCTGCCCGAATCGGCTTAAGGCGCCTGCCCACTGGGTCTGTCTAAGGACCCGCCCACTGGGCTACCTAACGGGGCGCCCCCGCAGGCAGGCTTAGGGACCACCTAAGCGATCTGCCTTGCCGGTGGCCATTCCGGGGCGGCTGCGGCCTGCCATTCCGACGACGGATTTCGCTATGGGGTCAGATTCAGGCAGCAGCGCCGCTCTTGAGGGCTTCGATCAGTTCGACGTATTGCTGCTTCGCGGTGTCTGGAGCGGTGCCTTTGAGTGCGGCCCACGCATCGTACTTGTATTTGCCGACGATATCGGTGAAGCCGGGCTTGTCGCCGTGGACGTCGCCGTCGATGGCCTGCTTGTAGAGGGCGTAGAGGCGCAGCAGGGTAAGGTTGCCCGGGCGCTCCGGCAGTTGCTTTGCATCTTCCTGGGCTTGGACGAATTGCGCGTTGATGTCTGTCATGGTGGTTTTTGCCCGGTTTGCGGGGTTGGTTCTGGCTGGGCTGATGATCATAACAACTGCATGCTGCCGCGGGTGCCGAGGGCTTATTCCAAACATTTATTCCTGCCCGGCGGCTGAACCCAAAACCGCATCCGCACGCGCGGTGCCGATTACAATACGGTCCATGACTCAAACTGTGCTTCTTGCCCTCGATACCTCGACCGAATTCTGCTCGGTAGCGCTCCTGTCCGCCATCGGCGGCGCGGCGAGCCAGACAGCGAACCCAAGCGGCGCCGAACCCCGGATCTGGGTGCGCCACGAGCATACCGGCGCAGTCTCCAGCACGCGCCTGCTGCCCGCCATTCGCGAACTGTTCGACGAAGCCGGCCTGACACTGGCGGACTGCCACGCCATCGCCTTCGGCTCCGGTCCCGGTTCGTTTACCGGACTTCGCACCGCGACGGGCGTTGCTCAAGGCCTCGCGTTCGGCCTCAACCTGCCGGTTGTGCCGGTCAGCACGCTGCTCGCCTGCGCGGAAAGCGCACGGCTGCGCGATCCGTCGGCGACCCGCGTGCTCGCCGCGCTTGACGCCCGGATGGACGAGATCTATTGGGCCGACTACGCATGGGACGCAGCCGTGGGCGAATGGCGCACGCTCCAGCCGGCTTCGCTCGATGCGCCGGAACGGCTCGTTTTGCCCGACGCCCCCTTCACCCTGGCCGGCAATGCGGCTGCCGCTTTCGGCGCGCGGCTGCCCGCCGTCGCGGCTGCACGGACCGTCGACGGCGAAGCGTTGCCGCATGCGGTGCCGCTCGCGCACGCGGCGTTGCGCGCATTTCGCGCCGGCCGCACCGTGCCCGCCGATCAGGCCGCGCCGGAATACATTCGCGACAAGGTTGCGCAGACCACGGCGGAGCGGGTCGCCGAGAAAGCTGAAAAAGCCGCCAAGGCCGAGCAAGCTGCCGCCAGGCTGGCGCATGACGCGCATCAGGGCGAGGGCCAGCAATGAGCGGGGTGTTGCTGGCGGACCGCTACATGTCGCCGATGACCGAAGCCGATCTGGACGAGGTCGCGGCCATCGAAAAGATCGCCTACGAGTTTCCCTGGAGCCGCGGCAATTTCGGCGACTCGCTGCGCAACGGCTATTTCGGCATCTGCATGCGGCACGTAACCGGCACGTTGATTGGATATTGCGTGCTGATGCCGGTGGTCGATGAAATGCATCTGCTCAATTTGTGCGTGACGCCCGCCGCGCAAGGCGCAGGTGCCGGGCTCGCGCTGTTGCGCGAAGCGGTGCGCATTACACGCGCGGAAAAACTCGAAGGCCTGCTGCTCGAAGTGCGGCCGTCGAATCATCGGGCTATCCGGCTTTACGAGCGTTTCGGCTTTGCGTCGATTGGCCGGCGCAAAAACTATTATCCGGCGCGGCATCGCAGCCGGGAGGACGCCATCGTGATGCGTTTCTCGTTTGCCACGGAGGGCGCAGATGGCGCTGCATGAATCGGTACTGGAAGAGTTCGGACTCGCGCCGCTGTGGGTGCGTCGCGGGATGGCGGCGCAGGCGCCGGCAGGCGAAGCCGCGGCCGAGCAGGGCGCGGGTGAGTTAGCGAATCAGGAGGCGCGTCGCGACGATCCGCGTGTGGCGGCGCGTGAGCCGTCGCCGTCCGCGCTGGCTCAGGACGCTCGCCGGCCTGCGATGCACGTCAGCGAAGCTCAGCAAGCCGATTCCGCGCCAGCCCAAGGTGAGCCACGTGCGCTGGTTCGCGCGGATCAGCCGCTGCCGACCGAAGCCCGTGATCGGTTCGATCGCGAGTCCCCGGCGCACGCGAGCGATTCGTCGCGGGCCATGCAGGAGCGTGATGAGCAGGGCGATCGGCGTGCGCCGCCAGCGCAACAGCAAGGGCAGCAAGGGCAGCAAGGACGGATGCAAGTGCCGGTTGAAACGCGCACGGTTTCCCCGCAGCCGCGAGCACCTGAGCCGCCGGCGGTTGAAATGCCCCCCGACGACGATTTCGCCTGGTTCGACGATCTGCCCACGCACCCCGGCACCGAAGCGCGCAGCGAGGCACCCGAGCCCGCATCGATCCAGACCCTCGACTGGGACGCGTTGAGTGAGCGAGTCGCCGCCTGCGAACGTTGCCGTCTATGCGAGAAACGCACGAACACGGTATTTGGCGTCGGCGATCGCAACGCCGACTGGATGCTGATCGGCGAAGCACCGGGCGAGAACGAAGACCGCCTGGGCGAGCCCTTCGTCGGCCAGGCCGGCAAGCTGCTCGACAATATGCTGCGTTCGCTGACGCTCGCGCGCGACAGCAACGTCTATATCGCCAACGTGATCAAGTGCCGCCCGCCGGGTAACCGCAATCCTGAGCCGGACGAAGTCGCGCGTTGCGAGCCTTATCTGCAACGGCAGGTCGCGCTGGTCAAGCCGAAGCTGATCGTCGCGCTGGGCCGCTTCGCTGCGCAAAGTCTGCTCAAAACCGACGCGAGCATTTCGTCACTACGCGGCCGCGTCCATGAATACGAAGGGGTGCCGGTCATCGTCACCTATCACCCGGCGTATCTGCTGCGCAGCCTGCCGGACAAGGCGAAGGCCTGGGCGGACCTCTGTCTCGCGCGCGACACATGGCTCGCGGCGGGCGGCGTGCCGTCCAACGCGGCAAAGTGACCGACGCAAGCGGGCCGGCGGCGCGCCTCGCCGCTGCGCCCGGCACATCCGCCGCGGTCCTCGAGACGCTGCTCGACACATTGCGTGAACCGGCCGTGCGCGATCTCGCGTGGATGCTGCTGAGCGCCAATTTGTTGCGCGCGCAACCACCGGTGGGCGCGCTCGCCAGTCCTTTCGACTCGTCGCAGGAAGCGGATGCAACCGTCGACTGGTTACGCGCGCTGGACGCCGATCCGGCCGACTTGCACCGCGATCTCACCGCAACGCGTATCACGCGTCTTGGCCGCTACGCCGAACGGCTGCTCGGATGGTTCCTGCAACATGGACCGGCGGCGCGGCTGGTCGCGGCCGGCGTGCCCTTGCGGCGCGCGGGCGTGACGCTCGGTGAATGCGATTTTCTAGTGCAGACGCAGCAGGGTGCGCGGCTGCATTGGGAGCTGGCGGTGAAGTGCTATCTGCATGCGGGCGAAAGCGGCGCGCAGGCGGTCACGCACCCGGCGGCGCGGTTAGCCGATTACGTCGGCCCGAATCTGAAAGACCGCTTCGATCTCAAGCTCGCGCATGTGCTGAATCATCAGCTGCCGTTGAGCGCGCGCGAGGAGTTCGCATCGGTCGGCTACGCGGGGCCGTGGACGCCGCAGATGTTCATCAAAGGCTGGTTGTTCTATCGCGCGGGCGAGATGCCTGCCGATCCTGTCGAGCTCGATCCGTCGCATAGACGCGGCTGGTGGGTGACTCGCAGCGAGTGGCCGGACTTTGCCGCGGCGCATGGACAAATGTGGCGCGTGCTGCCCCGGTTGGAATGGCTTGCGCCGAGGCGGCATGGAAAGGGTGAAGCGGAGGCTGCGGGGTTTGCTTTCGTCGATCAGCAGATGCTTGCTGAACAAACCTCAAATCAGCATGGACCGACGATGGTCGCGGCGTTCGCTGGCGATAGCGCCGGCAACCTGACAGAACTTTCGCGCGGCTTCATCGTGCCGGACGATTGGCCAGAACAGGCGCAGATCTACGCGCGGAAGTAGCAGGATCAGCCCCTCACCACCACCGGTAAAAATGATGCACCGGCCCGACGCCGCTGCCCACGTCCAGCCGATCGCTCGCTTGCAACGCACCGGTCAGATACAGCTTGGCGTCGGCGACGGCGCTCGCCAGACCGTCGCGCTGCGGAATCAGCGCCGCAATCGCCGACGACAGCGTGCAACCCGTCCCATGGGTATTCTTCACCGGTACGCGCGGGCCGCCCAGGCGCAGCGTGCCGCTGTCCTGTACGAGCCAATCGGGACTGTCCACTGCGCTCAAATGGCCACCTTTCATCAGTACGGCCCGCGCGCCAAGCGCGCGCAGCGCTTCGCCTTGTTCGACCATGCCGGCTTCATCGGTGGCAGCCTGCACGCCTAGCAAGGCCGCCGCTTCCGGCAGATTCGGCGTCAGCAGATCGGCCAGCGGCAGCAACTCCTCACGGACGGCAGCGACCGCATCCGGCAGCAGCAGGGCGTGATTGCTCTTCGAAATCATCACCGTGTCGAGCACGATGTGCTTCGGCTTGTACCGCCGCAGCGCATCGGCGACCGCGCGCGCGATCGATGCATTCGCCAGCATGCCGATCTTCACGGCGTCGATACGGATGTCGTCGAACACCGCGTCGAGTTGCGCGGTAATGAAGGCGGGCTCCGGCGCATGAATCGCCGTGACGCCGCGCGTGTTCTGC comes from Burkholderia sp. GAS332 and encodes:
- a CDS encoding Acyl-CoA-binding protein codes for the protein MTDINAQFVQAQEDAKQLPERPGNLTLLRLYALYKQAIDGDVHGDKPGFTDIVGKYKYDAWAALKGTAPDTAKQQYVELIEALKSGAAA
- a CDS encoding tRNA threonylcarbamoyladenosine biosynthesis protein TsaB — translated: MTQTVLLALDTSTEFCSVALLSAIGGAASQTANPSGAEPRIWVRHEHTGAVSSTRLLPAIRELFDEAGLTLADCHAIAFGSGPGSFTGLRTATGVAQGLAFGLNLPVVPVSTLLACAESARLRDPSATRVLAALDARMDEIYWADYAWDAAVGEWRTLQPASLDAPERLVLPDAPFTLAGNAAAAFGARLPAVAAARTVDGEALPHAVPLAHAALRAFRAGRTVPADQAAPEYIRDKVAQTTAERVAEKAEKAAKAEQAAARLAHDAHQGEGQQ
- a CDS encoding transcriptional regulator, LysR family — its product is MVYAKKEAKDHLIFYFHTPNLTRTDHFPAQPSKGTSFGALRLRPLMDRFKQIETFVTVAAKGSLSAAALAEGVAPAIIGRRIDALEERLGVKLLVRTTRKITLTFEGSAFLEDCQRVIHDMQNAEASVSAGGVKASGHLRLSAPAGFGRRHVAPLVPAFTVAHPDVSITLDLSDRLVDLVNEGFDCAVRLGELPDSSLVSLKLGENRRVCVASPSYLSRRGSPHSLADLAHHNCLALGASANQQRGWVFQQGDKVVSIKVSGTMECSDGAVLHEWCLEGYGLAWRSWWEVGTDIAAGRLVSVLDEFAAPPIGIHAVFPQRRHLPLRVRLFLDFLKHTYGQPDYWG
- a CDS encoding isocitrate lyase yields the protein MSREQQAKQLQQQWETDPRWKGVKRTYTAEDVIRLRGSLQVEHTLAKRGAEKLWESVNNEPFVNSLGALTGNQAMQQVKAGLKAIYLSGWQVAGDANVAGEMYPDQSLYPANSVPLVVKRINNTLTRADQIQWSEGKNPGDEGYIDYFAPIVADAEAGFGGVLNAFELMKAMIEAGAAGVHFEDQLASVKKCGHMGGKVLVPTRENIAKLTAARLAADVSGAPTVLLARTDAEAADLITSDVDDNDKPFLTGERTVEGFYRTKPGLEQAISRGLAYAPYADMIWCETGKPDLEFAKKFADAIHKEFPDQLLSYNCSPSFNWKKNLDDATIAKFQRELGAMGYKFQFITLAGFHALNYSMFNLAHGYARNQMTAFVEMQQAEFAAAEKGFTAVKHQREVGTGYFDAVTQTVERDASTTALHGSTEDEQFFDKKVA
- a CDS encoding [SSU ribosomal protein S18P]-alanine acetyltransferase; its protein translation is MSGVLLADRYMSPMTEADLDEVAAIEKIAYEFPWSRGNFGDSLRNGYFGICMRHVTGTLIGYCVLMPVVDEMHLLNLCVTPAAQGAGAGLALLREAVRITRAEKLEGLLLEVRPSNHRAIRLYERFGFASIGRRKNYYPARHRSREDAIVMRFSFATEGADGAA
- a CDS encoding hydroxymethylpyrimidine kinase /phosphomethylpyrimidine kinase; translation: MTQPIPNVLTIAGSDSGGGAGIQADLKAFSALGAYGASVITALTAQNTRGVTAIHAPEPAFITAQLDAVFDDIRIDAVKIGMLANASIARAVADALRRYKPKHIVLDTVMISKSNHALLLPDAVAAVREELLPLADLLTPNLPEAAALLGVQAATDEAGMVEQGEALRALGARAVLMKGGHLSAVDSPDWLVQDSGTLRLGGPRVPVKNTHGTGCTLSSAIAALIPQRDGLASAVADAKLYLTGALQASDRLDVGSGVGPVHHFYRWW
- a CDS encoding Superfamily II DNA and RNA helicase encodes the protein MTSSNTPSSPLNAIADQALGLVDSNVAPAQAAAVAAAPEAVAAEAAAPTGPSFASLGLSADVVSALTAAGYQNPTPVQQRAIPAGIAGRDLMVSSPTGSGKTAAFMLPAIERFSQLQKAQASQPREPRPADGARTRRPQPVARPTMLVLTPTRELAMQVTTAAATYGKHLKRLRTVSILGGVAYGQQLMLLAKNPEILVATPGRLIDHLERGRIDLSQLQILVLDEADRMLDMGFIEDIETIVAATPATRQTMLFSATLDGKIGSLTGRLLKDPERIEIVQRLEQRTNIAQTVHYVDDRDHKDRLLDHLLRDEGLDQAIVFTATKMDADQLAGRLADAGFESAALHGDLPQGARNRTIKALRERRVRVLVATDVAARGIDIPGITHVFNYDLPKFAEDYVHRIGRTGRAGRSGIAVSLVHHAEQGALKRIERFVRTPLPVNVVAGFEPRKSAPSGGGRPGFGGRGRPGGGNGGAGRRFGSGSGAGKPAGNGGGWAGKSAGGGSREGGFGGGSREGGFGGGSRDGGYGARRSDGPRTARRGS
- a CDS encoding Nucleotide-binding universal stress protein, UspA family, whose protein sequence is MFRHILVPTDGSDLSRKAIDGAIDLAQVVGARITAYACLPQYPYSPFSDVVIEPPVEFLQRSEREAHVHLREVELAARRVGVAFDSRTSVHPAPYLGIIEAAEQGGCDVIFMASHGRRGLGSLLIGSETQRVLTHTKIPVIVYR
- a CDS encoding DNA polymerase is translated as MALHESVLEEFGLAPLWVRRGMAAQAPAGEAAAEQGAGELANQEARRDDPRVAAREPSPSALAQDARRPAMHVSEAQQADSAPAQGEPRALVRADQPLPTEARDRFDRESPAHASDSSRAMQERDEQGDRRAPPAQQQGQQGQQGRMQVPVETRTVSPQPRAPEPPAVEMPPDDDFAWFDDLPTHPGTEARSEAPEPASIQTLDWDALSERVAACERCRLCEKRTNTVFGVGDRNADWMLIGEAPGENEDRLGEPFVGQAGKLLDNMLRSLTLARDSNVYIANVIKCRPPGNRNPEPDEVARCEPYLQRQVALVKPKLIVALGRFAAQSLLKTDASISSLRGRVHEYEGVPVIVTYHPAYLLRSLPDKAKAWADLCLARDTWLAAGGVPSNAAK